A single window of Salvia splendens isolate huo1 chromosome 6, SspV2, whole genome shotgun sequence DNA harbors:
- the LOC121808371 gene encoding uncharacterized protein LOC121808371 isoform X2: MANHGSKFVSVNLNKSYGHHHFNGGSGPATAGRGRAGGGGMLVLSRNRGAAPKVVPKLSVPPPLNLPSLRKEHEKFDTSGPGGAGATAGTGTGSRPSSGVGWNKPVASATALAEKIENRVNGVGDAAGASRVGSYMPPSVRSTGPAASVSREFLPSAERAILLKGEDFPSLQAARPVSSGASQKHKDGLNQKQKQVLHDDSTQDKEESYHLGPKDDMHPPGQSLGINPSVENGSAVHIKAGGRMSDQIKKQEHLLPDPLPLVRMNPRSDWADDERDTGHGFVEQGRDIGYSNSGNYWDRDFDLPRPSILPHKPATNQNDRWGQRDNETGKVISSEVFKMDPYNKDVRTPSREGKEVNKWRTSLPKDGVSEIGNHRVDIGARMAVNNMAKENKYAPPYYGGDTVHDGSKDSAFGRRTMGLVGQQMQRNSSSDSYNNRGADRNSRDRHAFDQPNRFKADIFQNNALSRPFIASSGRRPPIADPIQEKKFSNSDRPYSDDIFSRDYISSGFDERDLFSDGLVGVVKRKKDAAKSTHFHDPIRESFEAELERVQKMQEVERQRIVEEQERALEQTRREEEERLRRIREEEERLRKLDEESRVAAWRAEQEQLEAVQKAEELRIAREEERKRIQLEEERRKQAARQMLQELEDKMAKRQAETVKVDASLPKTTVNEKLNAAVKEDLVSRNEDLETWEDGERMVENVTNSGSFNSSAYVKPAEISYPPRESSSNLINQGKPINSWKRDSLEYDGSFPSSQSDQETGHYSPWQDAVAGGRTGSRREFHGGPGFMPCRSYGVQDSYSDDFGYQKEQRWNLSGSSDSYGKLREMDFDFQDIADRYGDGGWGQGRTRSGARPPYPERLYPHSDATEFNSYGRSRYSVRLPRVPPPPSVSSVQKTNLRGVSEHSCPSAFLDDSIHHNHASLTESGRESDYYGTNQGGPRPSEIFGRPLESNSSECQKLNCGSRCDSQFSLSVSSPPTSPPQLSQDELDASGDSLVTSAVAEGDINLVTRTESDAHNGDSGHNAMMIVQDSVSTIEDEEWASENEDVMQQQEEYDEDEVGFREEVEVRDRNVENLELNQKFEVRELEQRDVPHVMDNVVLGFDEGVEVEIPSDDVEKSIGHQEKSFGMKDGSVSMAEERVIIDRFPSDEQNLLTAEDCPGTSADSSSWKVLGTPALPGSIGQNVVATCTAAAADILDGADSSGSTCLAPQPTVLSSTVDVTAVTSQPIVSSVSSTGSQGDLPIKLHFGLFSGPSLIPSPVPAIQIGSIQMPLHIHPSVGPSITHMHPSQPPVFQFGQLRYTSPISQGILPIPPQSMSFVPHNMLGHLNQNQDVLSSGNHKDAQDASTQNISKDETPSVLVNGQPRSVSTSSVQSNGGLLLSVDTVSNENSAVHSSISVASGSCDGKLMSNSSSHAEEKGKLRAASRNYPPQSKARGSDRQSHHAHPMTQSVNVDRNYGGRGAGALSSGRGRRFAYAVKSSNTRSLVQDHDMLADSNGFHRRPRRSVQRTEFRIRENNGRRPTPAVASSSALTGSGAKRSSMSNRTMKHTEPLASGRTLSSEVDSGDREAKVVGKDSSSKSQNISNSGEANLRRNAFEEDVDAPLQSGVVHVFKQPGIEAPSDEDDFIEVRSKRQMLNDRREHREKEIKAKSWTTKPPRKPRHSRQKDVVSRSNNKHPVPLGSEGTVDPQLAFSVPESSHFGTGGSTAFSSAASLPPIGTHPFNSEAHTIKPSQSDSVSVVSNSGKEREPGLFDSKNMVMSLSQTQIDEAMKPARYDSQISAVGGHSSPVSGQVLLPSSILTKDKTFSSAASPINSLLAGEKIQFGAVTSPTIIPPSSRVVSHEIGAPGSNRPDVQVSHNFHVAEKENVLFFEKEKHPSDSCIPLRDCEAEAEAAASAAAAAAINSDEIVGNGLSSVNDTKTFGRASVDGITTGVLGDQQMTSQSLGEELVSYSLPADLSIETTPISLWPPLPSPQSSTGQMLSHFPVGPSHFPFYEVNPLLGGPIFAFSPHDESSGTQSQPPKTTTSSSAPLGNWQQCHSGVDSFYGTPAGYPGPFIGPPGGIPGVQGPPHMVVYNHFAPVGQYGHAGLSFMGTTYIPSGKQADWINNGSSTATHIGEGDINSVNMTAVQRSSPITTPIQHLAPGSPLLPMPPPLPLFDASPFLPQMEGALPPQASHRDSIDQSLTANQFTESCTPTLSDDTGPTFSTAADTNGVPFRAELGMVDSVRSNTASSGQTAVQSMSASANAESGKIDTIETGKRYNNARSVKSQFSNKSLPTQQGNTSGRYYQRGHTSQRNNAVNELPHRRMGFHGRGGADRNLPAVRMKQIYVAKQTTTGNPST; the protein is encoded by the exons ATGGCCAATCATGGCTCCAAGTTTGTATCCGTCAATCTGAATAAGTCCTACGGGCACCATCATTTTAATGGGGGTAGCGGCCCCGCGACTGCTGGTCGGGGGCGGGCCGGGGGTGGAGGGATGTTGGTTCTATCTAGGAACCGAGGAGCTGCCCCCAAGGTTGTTCCTAAATTATCTGTTCCGCCCCCTTTGAATTTGCCATCATTGAGGAAAGAACATGAGAAATTTGATACCTCCGGACCCGGTGGGGCGGGGGCTACTGCTGGTACTGGGACTGGATCCAGACCTTCGTCCGGGGTTGGCTGGAACAAACCTGTCGCATCTGCCACTGCATTGGCCGAGAAGATTGAAAACAGGGTTAACGGAGTGGGTGATGCAGCTGGGGCAAGTAGAGTTGGTTCTTATATGCCACCGTCTGTTCGTTCTACGGGGCCTGCTGCTTCTGTATCTCGAGAATTCTTACCGTCTGCAGAGAGAGCTATTCTTTTGAAAGGTGAGGATTTCCCATCTCTGCAGGCTGCAAGGCCTGTCTCATCCGGGGCATCACAGAAACACAAGGATGGGTTAAACCAGAAGCAGAAGCAAGTCTTACATGATGATTCTACTCAGGATAAAGAGGAAAGCTATCATTTGGGTCCAAAGGATGATATGCATCCTCCCGGACAGTCCTTGGGAATAAATCCGTCGGTGGAAAATGGTAGTGCAGTCCACATAAAGGCTGGTGGAAGGATGTCCGATCAAATTAAGAAGCAGGAACATCTGTTGCCTGATCCACTGCCACTCGTTCGCATGAATCCAAGGTCTGATTGGGCCGATGATGAGCGTGACACGGGGCATGGGTTTGTGGAGCAAGGACGAGATATTGGATATTCAAACAGCGGAAATTATTGGGATAGAGATTTTGACTTGCCAAGGCCCAGCATTTTACCTCACAAGCCAGCTACAAATCAGAACGATAGATGGGGCCAACGAGACAATGAAACTGGGAAAGTTATTTCTAGTGAAGTCTTTAAAATGGACCCGTATAACAAAGATGTGAGGACACCTAGTCGGGAAGGTAAGGAAGTCAACAAATGGAGAACATCTCTTCCTAAAGATGGGGTTAGCGAAATTGGAAATCATAGAGTTGATATTGGTGCAAGAATGGCTGTTAATAATATGGCAAAGGAGAACAAATATGCCCCACCTTATTATGGAGGAGACACTGTTCATGATGGCAGCAAGGATTCTGCATTTGGGAGGAGGACCATGGGACTTGTAGGACAACAGATGCAACGAAATAGTTCAAGTGATTCATATAATAACAGAGGGGCAGATCGTAATTCTCGGGATCGCCATGCCTTTGACCAACCTAATAGGTTTAAAGCTGATATTTTTCAGAATAATGCATTGTCCAGACCCTTTATTGCTTCTAGTGGGAGAAGGCCTCCTATAGCTGACCCCATACAGGAAAAGAAGTTTTCAAATAGTGATAGACCCTACTCAGATGATATTTTCTCGAGAGACTACATTTCTTCAGGATTTGATGAAAGGGATCTCTTTTCAGATGGTCTTGTTGGAGTAGTTAAGAGGAAAAAAGATGCCGCCAAATCTACTCATTTTCATGATCCTATTCGAGAATCTTTTGAGGCAGAACTTGAAAGAGTCCAGAAAATGCAAGAGGTTGAGAGACAGAGGATCGTTGAAGAGCAAGAAAGAGCTTTGGAGCAAACTCGAAGGGAAGAGGAGGAGAGACTGCGAAGAATTAGGGAAGAGGAGGAAAGGCTGCGAAAGCTGGATGAAGAATCCCGTGTAGCTGCATGGAGGGCAGAACAGGAGCAACTTGAAGCTGTTCAAAAAGCTGAAGAGCTGAGGATTGCcagggaagaagagaggaaaagAATTCAGTTAGAAGAAGAGAGGAGGAAACAGGCTGCGAGACAGATGCTTCAAGAATTGGAAGATAAGATGGCCAAAAGGCAGGCTGAAACTGTAAAGGTTGATGCTTCTTTACCTAAAACCACCGTTAACGAGAAACTAAATGCAGCTGTAAAAGAAGATCTTGTATCTAGGAATGAAGACTTGGAAACCTGGGAAGATGGTGAGAGAATGGTGGAAAATGTTACGAATTCAGGTTCATTTAATTCATCAGCTTATGTCAAACCTGCTGAGATCAGCTATCCTCCCAGAGAAAGTTCTTCAAACTTGATTAACCAAGGAAAACCTATTAATTCATGGAAAAGGGATTCTCTGGAATATGATGGCAGCTTCCCTTCATCTCAATCAGATCAAGAAACTGGTCATTACAGTCCTTGGCAGGATGCAGTTGCTGGTGGCAGAACAGGTTCACGAAGAGAGTTCCATGGTGGACCTGGCTTCATGCCTTGTAGGTCTTACGGAGTGCAAGACTCTTACTCAGATGATTTTGGATATCAAAAAGAACAAAGATGGAATCTTTCTGGCAGTTCTGACTCTTATGGGAAACTCAGAGAGATGGATTTCGATTTTCAGGATATTGCAGATCGATATGGAGATGGTGGATGGGGACAGGGACGCACTAGAAGTGGTGCTCGTCCTCCTTACCCAGAACGTTTGTATCCTCATTCTGATGCAACTGAATTTAATTCCTACGGGAGATCTAGGTACTCTGTCAGACTGCCTCGTGTCCCTCCCCCTCCTTCAGTTTCTTCAGTTCAAAAGACTAATCTTAGGGGAGTCAGTGAACACTCTTGTCCTTCAGCGTTTCTAGATGACAGCATTCATCATAATCATGCTTCACTAACTGAATCTGGTAGGGAGTCAGATTATTATGGCACTAATCAAGGAGGTCCTCGGCCATCTGAGATTTTTGGAAGGCCGTTAGAAAGTAATTCCTCTGAATGTCAGAAATTGAACTGTGGATCGAGGTGTGATTCGCAATTTTCACTCTCCGTTTCCAGCCCCCCAACTTCTCCACCTCAACTATCCCAGGATGAGTTGGATGCATCTGGAGATTCTCTTGTAACATCTGCTGTAGCAGAAGGGGACATCAATTTAGTTACAAGGACTGAATCTGATGCCCACAATGGTGACTCTGGACATAATGCAATGATGATTGTGCAAGATTCTGTTTCAACTATTGAGGATGAAGAATGGGCTTCTGAAAATGAAGATGTAATGCAACAGCAAGAGGAATATGACGAGGATGAAGTTGGTTTTAGAGAAGAGGTGGAAGTTCGTGATAGGAATGTTGAGAATCTTGAGCTGAACCAGAAGTTTGAGGTACGGGAACTTGAGCAAAGAGACGTACCTCATGTGATGGACAATGTAGTCTTAGGTTTTGATGAAGGTGTTGAAGTTGAAATACCAAGTGATGATGTTGAGAAAAGTATAGGGCATCAAGAAAAATCATTTGGGATGAAAGATGGTTCTGTCAGCATGGCTGAAGAAAGAGTCATCATTGATAGGTTTCCATCTGATGAACAAAATCTTCTGACTGCAGAGGATTGTCCTGGGACAAGTGCTGATAGCTCGTCTTGGAAGGTACTGGGCACACCAGCTTTGCCAGGTTCTATTGGTCAAAATGTTGTTGCAACCTgtacagcagcagcagccgatATCTTAGATGGTGCTGATTCCTCAGGTAGCACCTGTCTAGCTCCCCAGCCAACTGTACTTTCCTCAACAGTTGATGTTACAGCTGTGACAAGTCAGCCTATCGTGTCATCTGTATCTTCTACTGGAAGTCAGGGTGATTTACCAATCAAGCTTCACTTTGGGCTATTTTCTGGCCCTTCTTTGATTCCTTCTCCAGTGCCTGCTATACAGATTGGTTCCATACAGATGCCCCTTCATATCCATCCTTCTGTTGGTCCATCCATTACTCATATGCATCCATCACAGCCTCCGGTGTTCCAATTTGGTCAGCTGCGATATACTTCTCCTATCTCGCAGGGAATTTTACCAATACCCCCTCAATCAATGTCTTTTGTTCCGCATAACATGCTGGGCCATCTTAATCAAAATCAGGATGTTTTAAGCTCTGGAAATCACAAGGATGCTCAAGATGCTTCCACGCAGAACATAAGCAAGGACGAGACACCATCTGTTTTAGTGAATGGTCAGCCAAGATCTGTTTCTACATCATCTGTGCAATCTAATGGTGGGCTTCTGTTGAGTGTAGATACAGTTTCAAATGAGAATTCTGCCGTCCATTCATCTATTTCTGTGGCCTCTGGGTCCTGTGATGGAAAATTGATGTCAAACTCGAGCTCACATGCTGAAGAGAAAGGGAAGCTTCGTGCTGCTTCAAGGAACTATCCACCACAATCGAAGGCAAGGGGATCTGACAGACAGTCCCATCATGCACATCCAATGACACAGTCTGTTAATGTTGACAGAAATTATGGCGGAAGAGGGGCAGGTGCATTGTCTAGTGGCAGGGGGAGAAGATTTGCTTATGCAGTTAAAAGTTCTAACACAAGATCATTGGTCCAGGATCATGATATGCTTGCAGATTCAAATGGTTTTCACAGGAGACCTCGAAGATCTGTCCAACGAACTGAATTCCGGATTCGTGAAAACAATGGAAGAAGACCAACACCTGCAGTGGCTTCTTCTAGTGCTTTAACTGGAAGTGGGGCCAAGAGGAGTAGCATGTCTAATAGAACTATGAAGCACACTGAGCCATTGGCATCTGGAAGGACGCTATCTTCGGAGGTTGATTCTGGAGATAGGGAAGCAAAAGTAGTGGGTAAAGATTCTTCGAGTAAGAGCCAGAATATCTCAAACTCTGGTGAAGCAAATCTGAGGAGAAATGCTTTTGAGGAGGATGTAGATGCTCCGTTACAAAGTGGTGTTGTGCATGTTTTTAAACAACCTGGCATTGAAGCCCCTAGTGATGAGGACGATTTCATTGAAGTCAGATCCAAAAGGCAAATGCTAAATGATCGGCGTGAACATAgggaaaaggaaataaaagCAAAATCATGGACCACCAAG CCACCACGTAAACCACGTCACTCCAGACAAAAGGATGTAGTCTCAAGaagcaataataaacacccagTACCATTGGGCAGTGAAGGAACAGTTGATCCTCAATTGGCCTTTTCTGTACCTGAGAGCTCTCACTTTGGAACTGGAGGATCAACCGCATTTTCTTCTGCAGCTTCCCTGCCTCCAATTGGCACTCATCCTTTTAATTCTGAAGCACATACTATCAA GCCTTCACAATCAGATTCTGTATCTGTCGTCTCTAACAGTGGAAAAGAACGTGAACCTGGCCTTTTTGACAGCAAAAATATG GTTATGTCTCTAAGCCAGACACAAATTGACGAGGCTATGAAACCTGCTCGGTATGATTCACAAATTTCTGCTGTTGGAGGTCATTCCAGCCCAGTTAGTGGCCAAGTCTTGCTACCATCATCTATTTTGACAAAGGACAAAACATTTTCTTCTGCTGCAAGTCCAATCAATTCATTGCTTGCTGGAGAGAAAATTCAATTTG GTGCTGTTACATCTCCAACAATTATTCCTCCTAGTAGCCGTGTTGTATCACATGAGATTGGTGCTCCAGGTTCCAATCGACCTGATGTGCAAGTATCCCACAACTTTCATGTAGCAGAGAAAgaaaatgtacttttctttgaAAAGGAGAAGCACCCGAGTGACTCTTGCATTCCATTACGAGATTGTGAGGCTGAAGCAGAAGCAGCTGcttctgctgctgctgctgctgctattAACAGTGATGAGATAGTTGGGAATGGCTTAAGCTCAGTCAATGACACAAAGACTTTTGGTCGTGCTTCTGTTGACGGCATTACGACAG GTGTGCTTGGAGATCAGCAGATGACAAGTCAATCACTAGGTGAGGAGTTGGTAAGTTATTCTCTTCCGGCAGATCTGTCAATTGAGACAACACCAATCTCCTTATGGCCACCATTACCAAGTCCTCAAAGTTCTACTGGCCAGATGCTTTCTCATTTCCCTGTAGGTCCTTCCCACTTCCCCTTTTATGAGGTGAACCCTCTGTTGGGGGGTCCAATTTTTGCATTCAGTCCACATGATGAATCTTCTGGTACACAATCACAACCCCCAAAGACTACAACATCCAGTTCTGCTCCTCTTGGTAACTGGCAGCAATGCCATTCTGGTGTGGACTCGTTCTATGGTACTCCGGCTGGATATCCTGGTCCGTTCATTGGTCCTCCTGGAGGCATACCTGGGGTTCAGGGGCCTCCCCATATGGTTGTCTATAATCATTTTGCTCCTGTTGGACAATATGGGCATGCAGGTTTGAGTTTTATGGGTACCACCTATATCCCATCTGGGAAGCAAGCTGATTGGATAAATAATGGTTCGTCTACTGCAACGCATATTGGTGAGGGAGACATTAATAGTGTGAATATGACTGCTGTGCAGCGAAGTTCTCCCATTACGACTCCCATTCAGCATCTTGCCCCAGGATCTCCACTCTTGCCTATGCCCCCACCATTGCCCTTGTTTGATGCATCACCATTTCTG CCACAAATGGAGGGTGCATTGCCTCCTCAAGCCAGCCACAGAGACTCAATTGACCAATCTTTAACTGCCAATCAGTTCACGGAGTCTTGCACTCCCACATTATCAGATGACACTGGCCCAACTTTCTCTACTGCTGCTGATACAAATGGTGTCCCATTTCGTGCTGAATTAGGAATGGTAGATTCAGTGAGATCCAACACGGCTTCATCAGGGCAGACTGCAGTTCAGAGCATGTCCGCAAGTGCAAATGCTGAATCTGGCAAGATCGATACAATTGAGACTGGGAAACGATACAATAATGCAAGATCTGTGAAGAGTCAATTCTCAAATAAGAGTTTGCCCACCCAACAGGGTAATACCTCTGGTCGTTATTATCAGAGAGGCCACACATCACAAAGGAACAATGCAGTAAATGAATTGCCACACCGTAGGATGGGTTTCCATGGAAGGGGTGGCGCGGATAGAAATTTGCCTGCTGTAAGGATGAAACAGATCTACGTGGCTAAACAGACCACTACTGGGAATCCCTCTACATGA